From Candidatus Margulisiibacteriota bacterium, a single genomic window includes:
- a CDS encoding secondary thiamine-phosphate synthase enzyme YjbQ produces the protein MKSFRKELWFNTKNRYEFVHITQEVQQAVKESGIKEGLCLVNAMHITASVFINDNESGLHHDYMKWLEKLAPYSPQEYAHNVVEDNADAHMKRQIMGREVVVAVTGGQLDLGPWEAIFYGEFDGHRRKRALIKIIGE, from the coding sequence ATGAAGAGCTTTCGCAAAGAGCTGTGGTTCAATACCAAAAACCGCTACGAGTTTGTGCATATAACCCAGGAAGTGCAGCAGGCAGTTAAGGAAAGTGGTATTAAAGAAGGACTTTGTCTGGTAAACGCCATGCATATTACCGCCAGTGTTTTCATAAATGATAATGAATCAGGTCTGCACCATGACTACATGAAGTGGCTGGAGAAGCTGGCACCATATAGTCCGCAGGAATATGCACATAATGTAGTAGAGGACAACGCTGATGCGCACATGAAACGTCAGATCATGGGACGCGAAGTTGTGGTGGCCGTTACAGGCGGCCAGCTGGACCTGGGCCCCTGGGAAGCGATTTTTTACGGTGAGTTTGATGGCCATCGCCGCAAACGAGCCTTAATAAAAATCATCGGCGAGTAA
- a CDS encoding fructose-bisphosphatase class III has protein sequence MMKNKIISTFIHTDKPVLFYREDRQQSLIPYKFNSGSHIVIELAETKNEQDFSNATANIYGNSFSKLNYSSVLQLDSMVVVLKKEGVLSPATLKDLLKAVKDGRKTISLDLVSPEYIQFLHKFDSSISIVCISDPHGTPDKMMEGMRLFPAARFLLNGDFVDRGEPGGQFTTNMLLTSIFLDKTGKATNTQDALAVMGNHDAMLFGAAIGEKAAICDLLRLAFRFNEHEYLADKMGLNFSSLIALAKKQYHEQGFQGIYTSRGNNIKIKGEFVSQNRLLEVLTTEMLLKLVFSDIDIKLTEDEMNFLHNIKYSRKHKPLIDKNLRLLEKKLTILNRLEKLERAIVAAITVTDTRTQTYIAGVELYKEEITFLNDFLHLDQTQYIVNTLLKIPTNKSQREKEKKERVKIFTRIITDSERTKLARIIRGDHNSGQLLSLEEEQVILDLQLQIISNKRFQELAEMGFSSFKLYQKQKIGEKTFLFMHSNIPVDDHGNLRPVEIDGVQYSGINYLTKCQEKVDEIGKRYRDFIQNSRNAKPVEKRRLIKAFLNEINETRGFLYKLAWDYESPLFGRNITTLEQTRTSKYTGLWAEPEDPWFSVIQSEKGTREAADRFFEQIALQLEVEKDNIQIITGHKPSKDGLPKVYADGRIVCIDAGASGVYGNMGAYLLLSGKGTIYAMSLANENSNSPVLKKYDIFQLNTQTKKFEIIK, from the coding sequence ATGATGAAAAACAAAATTATCAGTACTTTTATCCATACGGATAAACCGGTTTTGTTTTACAGGGAAGACAGACAACAATCTTTAATACCTTACAAATTTAATAGCGGCTCACATATTGTAATTGAATTAGCTGAAACGAAGAATGAACAGGACTTTTCTAATGCCACAGCAAATATTTATGGAAATTCTTTTTCAAAATTAAATTACTCAAGTGTTCTTCAACTGGATTCTATGGTTGTGGTTTTAAAAAAAGAGGGTGTTTTGAGCCCTGCTACTTTAAAGGATTTATTAAAAGCAGTAAAAGATGGCAGAAAAACGATTTCCCTGGATCTGGTTTCTCCGGAATATATACAATTTCTCCATAAGTTTGATTCTTCAATAAGCATTGTTTGTATCTCCGACCCGCATGGCACACCGGACAAAATGATGGAGGGCATGAGACTTTTTCCGGCGGCCAGATTTTTATTAAATGGTGATTTTGTAGATCGAGGCGAGCCCGGTGGCCAGTTCACAACCAATATGCTTTTGACCTCTATTTTTTTGGATAAAACAGGAAAAGCAACAAACACGCAGGATGCGCTGGCCGTGATGGGCAATCATGATGCCATGCTTTTCGGGGCAGCCATTGGAGAGAAAGCAGCGATCTGCGATTTATTACGTCTGGCTTTTCGTTTTAACGAACATGAATATTTGGCCGATAAAATGGGTCTGAATTTTAGCAGCCTGATAGCTCTGGCTAAGAAACAGTACCATGAACAGGGCTTTCAGGGGATTTATACTTCTCGTGGTAATAATATTAAAATAAAAGGCGAATTTGTTTCCCAGAATCGTCTACTGGAAGTTCTTACCACAGAAATGCTGCTTAAACTTGTTTTCAGTGATATAGATATAAAGTTGACCGAGGACGAAATGAATTTTTTACACAACATAAAATATTCCAGAAAACACAAACCTTTAATTGATAAAAATCTGCGACTCTTGGAAAAGAAGCTAACGATCTTAAATCGTCTGGAGAAACTTGAGCGTGCTATAGTTGCGGCTATTACTGTAACAGACACAAGGACCCAAACTTATATTGCAGGTGTTGAGTTATATAAGGAAGAGATAACTTTTCTTAATGATTTTCTGCACCTGGATCAGACACAATACATAGTGAACACACTATTAAAAATACCTACAAATAAAAGCCAGCGGGAAAAAGAGAAAAAAGAAAGGGTCAAAATATTTACACGGATAATTACTGATTCGGAACGAACGAAGCTGGCGCGGATAATCAGGGGAGACCATAATAGCGGACAGCTTCTTTCTCTAGAAGAAGAGCAGGTTATACTTGACCTGCAGCTTCAGATAATTTCCAATAAAAGATTTCAGGAGTTAGCTGAAATGGGATTTTCCAGTTTTAAACTTTATCAAAAACAAAAAATTGGGGAAAAAACGTTCCTTTTTATGCATAGCAATATTCCGGTTGACGATCACGGCAATCTACGCCCGGTTGAAATTGACGGTGTTCAATATTCAGGGATTAATTACCTTACTAAATGTCAGGAAAAAGTAGATGAAATCGGTAAACGGTATCGGGATTTTATTCAAAATTCTCGGAACGCAAAGCCGGTTGAAAAAAGAAGGCTTATCAAAGCATTCTTAAATGAAATTAATGAAACAAGGGGATTTTTATACAAACTGGCCTGGGACTATGAAAGCCCATTATTCGGCAGAAACATAACGACATTGGAACAAACCAGAACATCTAAGTATACAGGATTATGGGCTGAGCCTGAAGATCCCTGGTTTTCGGTTATACAGTCTGAAAAAGGAACCAGAGAAGCTGCTGACAGATTTTTTGAACAAATAGCGCTACAATTAGAAGTTGAAAAAGACAATATACAGATTATTACTGGGCATAAACCATCTAAAGACGGTCTTCCCAAAGTTTATGCAGATGGAAGGATAGTTTGTATTGATGCCGGGGCTTCCGGAGTTTATGGAAACATGGGCGCCTATTTATTGTTATCCGGGAAGGGCACTATTTATGCCATGTCTTTAGCTAACGAAAACAGCAATTCCCCCGTCTTAAAAAAATATGACATTTTCCAGCTAAATACTCAAACTAAAAAATTTGAGATCATCAAGTAA